DNA from Candidatus Woesearchaeota archaeon:
ACGTTGTCCGGCGCTTGTTGCATCGTTCACCATCGACATCACAGCCGTTCTCGCAGTGATCAAGCTTGGTGTAGAAATATTCGTCCTTGAATCCCATGCATTGGTAGAGGTCATCTTTCACGCAGAGGTTCGCATATCCGTAGAAGCAGCGGCAGTGGCCCAGCGTGTAATTTTCGGCAAACTGTTCGCCCCAGCGCGGCTCGTATTTTTTCGGCGGCCTGCCGAGCAAGCGGTTGACGCTCTCAACAACGCCTGTGGTTTCTGCAGTGCGCTCGTCAAGTTTTTCCTTGTTGTCAACTGGGTTGCGTATCTTGAGCGGTGTGGTTTGGCAGCCGTATTGGCAGGTCAGCGTAAAGGCCCAGTGGCCGTTGACGCAGCGGTACACGTCATCGCCGATGCACTTGTTCGCGCTTCCTTTGATTCGGGGGGAAACCCTGCCGCCGCCTTCGAACTCTTTCCACTCAACACATTCCTTGCAGCCGGTTTCGTCGCAGCCGTATTTACATTTTTGCACTTTGGTTGGCTGGCCGTTTTTGCACTCGTAAAAAATGCCCTTGAAGCACATATTGCTGGTGCAGCTGATTTTCAGGAAGGGAACAAAGTCAGAGGCATTAAGCGCTCCAAGGTCTTGTGCGTCGAGCGGATAGCCGAGCACAAGGGTTGGCTTGATGTTTTGGGAGCGGAACTTTGCAACAATCTCACCTTGGGTTGTGTTTTCCGTGCTGTTTTCAAGCCCGAGAATCAGCGTGCCGGTGAGGGACGATGAGGAGAAGGCAACAACGGCAACAAAGAGCAGAGCAACGAGGAAGATGCCGGCTAGGTGTTCTCTGATGGACCTCTTTTTCATACAGTTACCATCGCGGGTTGATTATATATAGTTTTCTACCGGGTGCCTACAGATTTTCAATTTCGCGCTGCACGTTAAAGAAATCCTGTTCTTTGACCACCGTTGCCTGCGCGCAGTACGGGCACGCTTTTGGCTCGCGAGTCATGAAGAATTGATAATTGCATCGTCCGCAGCGGAACTTTTCTTTCATATCCATCACCTTTTTTGATATGCTGGCTTTAATATGCGTTTTTAATTTAAAAATTTTGTTGTAAAAACAGGAAAAATAAAAAAATACATAAAAAATAAAAAAAAGACATAAAAAAGAGGTAAAAAAGAGATTAAAAAAAAGATAAAAAAATAAAGCTTATTTGCTCGTTCGGTTGTGTGCACGCAGGCTTGGCCGCAGTTTTTCCGCGCCCTTGCCTTTGTTGGTCAGCAGTCCACGGCTTCGCTTGCCTGAAGTAGTTAAGCCACGCCAGACGCGTCCGCGCTGTTTGACCAGATTGCGCAATTTCAAGTCAGCAAGAATATTGGGATGCGACCGGTCAACAAGGATAACTTCAGTCCAGTTATATTTTCCATCTTTTGCAAGTGGATACGAACTAAGCACTTCGCAGTTTGCGTAGTGGCGGTGCGCGCGCTGTTCTGCAATCCATTGGAAGGTCTTGGCAACAATCATGTGCCGGCGCGCGTGTTTCGAACGCCTGCCGCCCA
Protein-coding regions in this window:
- a CDS encoding 50S ribosomal protein L15e, with the protein product MGYLKYMRKAWEQPKKNMPALMRQRLIAWRQEPSTLRLEHPTRIDRARSLGYKAKQGFIVVRVRLQKRVRFRPFMVGGRRSKHARRHMIVAKTFQWIAEQRAHRHYANCEVLSSYPLAKDGKYNWTEVILVDRSHPNILADLKLRNLVKQRGRVWRGLTTSGKRSRGLLTNKGKGAEKLRPSLRAHNRTSK